In a genomic window of Rosa chinensis cultivar Old Blush unplaced genomic scaffold, RchiOBHm-V2 RchiOBHmChr0c11, whole genome shotgun sequence:
- the LOC112181231 gene encoding uncharacterized protein LOC112181231, which translates to MASSSSPNSSVRVIKKYAVEGLKDKALKEHLNMIRDKDSLHKYGAKLYKSIAKFAIVDEALEQLIKVHSEPPTRTMVIGNNQVMSYTCSRNSSADDLKKHAMEVFKDATKDCEDKDIKEKFDMIQDYSSLEKSAFMFFNSMVNSGFLDEAEELLKKAILPVVAVHTYVIGVGVASGNTNAALKAFQHMSASGLLQTPILMQF; encoded by the coding sequence ATGGCGAGTTCTAGTTCCCCCAATTCTTCTGTCCGTGTCATCAAGAAATATGCAGTGGAGGGTCTTAAGGACAAGGCCTTGAAAGAACACTTGAACATGATTCGGGACAAAGACTCCCTTCACAAATATGGGGCAAAGCTGTACAAATCTATAGCAAAATTCGCCATCGTTGATGAAGCCCTAGAGCAGCTAATTAAGGTTCACTCTGAGCCGCCCACCCGCACTATGGTCATTGGGAACAATCAAGTAATGTCATACACTTGTTCTCGCAATTCTTCTGCTGATGACCTCAAGAAACATGCAATGGAGGTTTTCAAGGATGCGACCAAAGATTGTGAGGACAAGGACatcaaagaaaaatttgacatGATTCAGGACTACAGTTCCCTTGAGAAATCTGCGTTTATGTTCTTCAATTCTATGGTGAATTCCGGCTTCCTTGACGAAGCTGAAGAGCTCCTTAAGAAGGCCATACTGCCTGTTGTGGCGGTCCACACCTATGTCATTGGGGTTGGGGTCGCTTCCGGCAATACCAATGCTGCTCTCAAGGCCTTTCAGCACATGTCAGCCTCTGGGTTGCTCCAAACTCCTATACTTATGCAGTTTTGA